The DNA window CTTGCTAATCATAAAGAATTAAATATAGACGTTATCACGCCACtgtattattaaaaaaaagatacaaACAACAATTGTTGCACGCGATTTGTATGACCTTTGACCAAAGACACAGAAGAGCATTGTCTCATATTCCATTGGAACCGCGTTTGATTATatacttgttttattttcttttcttttcttttaaattgatTAACATTATTTACACTCCGCATTTAATTAAGTATACCCCACTCTAAATAAACCTTAAAAAAACATAACAGCTATGACTACACctcaatttatgttttttttggaCTTCTTTTCAATCTGCGCCCCATGGTGCCCAACGCCGTCTCTCTCACACATATGACCAACACCGGATTTTAGCAATGCAATCACCAAACTGGTCACCGATGGTCCCACAAGAAccacacaaattgcaataatatTTTCCGACCAATCCCGCCTGGCCGCCTCGAATTGTCGATCATAGCTACCAAAATCGTGCTCTAAAACTCGCGGTCGCATAAACTGCAAGAATATTTTCATTACATATTTTCATTTGAGATACTCGTGATTCTCTCATTACTTAATTATTAAACAATATGGATATGGATTTCATTTATGTGTACACCAGAGAGTAGAGAACTAGAGGTCACATGCATCATTGTAGCTCGAATattttcaaagttgaaaatgCATTGCCTGTCATCCTCACGATGACATATATTATATtatgcttttctttttatatttcttgTAGTAGTGGATTAGCATTAATACTATATTAATCAAACACGACCACTAACCCCTCCTACTTTACTTATGGTCTTATATAACTAAAAGAAATAACTAAAAGAAATAACAAAGCCAAAGTACCAAAAGCCAACAACAGCAAACTGAAAGTGTAAGCAAAAAAAGCAGAACCAAACCACAAAAAGATGGATGATCAAGAGGAAGACAATCCCTCACCATTTTGGCTCCAAAACACCAGTCCCCGCCACTGCCTCCGCCGCCGCGACTCCTTTTCTTTAATATTCAATTCcggtttcattctcatcttcttaTTAGCCATTGCGTTTCTTCTTATCTTCGTTATCGTTCCTTCCTTTCTCTCCTTTACTGCTAAGATTGTTAAACCGCATTTGGTCAAGAGAAGTTGGGATTCATTGAATCTAGTTCTAGTACTTTTTGCGATTGTCTGTGCGTTTCTCAGCAAAACCAGTAACAGCAACACCAGCAGCGGCAGCGGCAGAACCAATGATAACCATTTTGCagcttcaagttcaagttcaagttATTATGGAGATCGGAACATCTATAGCCAAACCAAAAACGAGGCTCAGAAATCGAATCCATCAACGCCACAAAGTAATGATCGTTGGTACGATTTTCCAGATCGAACGGCTTATAACAAGTTGAACAGACTAAGAAGCGGCCGCTCGTACCCAGATCTACGGCAGGAATCGTCCTGGGTTACCGGTGATGAACGGTGGCGATTCTATGATGATACCTTTGTCAGTCAAAGATCTGATCAATGGCTGCCCGAGTCTCAAGAAGTCAGAGATAATCGCACCGGGAGTACTAAGGAGGTTGAGGTGGACAATTCGGCGAGTATTACTCGTCAGAAGGAAGTTTCACTACCTCCAAGAACATCTCCGCGGCCGGCGCCTGAACCGTTACCTCCACCCCCACTAGCTCCAGCTGTTGCTACACAGTCGTCCCAGCAGCAGCCACCACAATCGAGCCAAGCTCTGCTGTCTAAGGCGGTGAGGAGGAAAGCAAAGAGGAGACATACTGAAGAAGATAATGGAGGTGAAGGAGGAAGTAAGAACATGGATGCGGAAGTAAAGAATGTGATCTATCGACCACAGCCATCACCGGCTGCACCTCCATCGCCACCGCCTCCTCCGCCGGTGTTTAGCACGAGTGGGAAGAAGAGAGGCAAGGATTTACTGATTTCActtagaagaagaaagaagaagcagaGACAAAAGAGTGTTGAGAATCTTGAGAGTCTATTCGATCCTCAACCTCACAATTTGTATTCGCAACCACCACCATCAGCGCCGCCACCTCCGCCGCCACCTCCACCAGCATTCTTGCAAGGTCTATTCTCTTCAAAGAAAGGTAAAGCCAAGAAAGTTCATTCTGTCTCAGCAGCATCACCTCCTCCTCCGCCACCTCCGCCGGCGCGTGTATCAAGGAATGTGTATCATTCGGCACAATCGCTCGAAGCGAGCGCGTTGAGTCCTACGAAGGCCCAAAGCGCACAAGCCGCGGCCCATAAGGCTCCAAAACCTGTGAAGACGAGCATCTCTAATTCTGCGGCAGACGATAATGTAGATAGTGGAAATGCATCGCCATTGATTCCGATTCCCCCGCCACCGCCTCCTCCGCCGTTCAAAATGCCAGTGTGGAGGTATGTGGTGGAAGGTGACTATGTTAGACTAAAGAGCATATCACGCAGTGCGTCACCGGAGTTGGAAGATCCATCGGATAAGGAGTCGAGTCCATCTGCAATGGACGGGACATCGTCGCCGTTATTCTGTCCAAGCCCGGACGTGAACACCAAAGCTGATAACTTCATTGCAAGGTTTAAAGAAACTCTCAGGCTAGAGAAGGCGAAATCGATCAATGACAGAAGGAGGTCAAATCTTGGCCCAGAAACAACTCAAGGCCCAGCAAAAGAAGGCCCAAGTTAGCCTtttgatttattgatttttttttttgctgtttaACTTTATGAGGATATGTTGATTGTTGAGTTGTTTTCTTTCGCTTTTGGATTACACATTTACACACGCAAACACAGGTTACATATATAGACAGGTTTGATGTTCTGAGGAGTTTTGGATTTTGTTCTTTACTTCTTGtgtacgatttttttttttttttataaaaaggtTCGTTTGGGAAACAATTTTTaataataacatatatgttggttttatattttttttatttaaagggaaTGGGAGGGGGTTGGACTCGAATCCACACACTCAAGATGGGGCGTCTTGTACATGCATACCAAGTTGTTGTTCTACTACCAGCTTGGCACATATATGTTGATTTtagagtgctcttaaaaatgtTAGCATATATATTTTCCAAAATATTATGTATcgggttaattttttttatagtatATATGCTATGACAAATTACCTATAGTGTTATACAACCAATTATCTTAAAAGAGGGAGATATTTCTGAAATTATTGGTTAAAATTCTAAAATGCTCTTGAAATTGCTGGTTTGAGTAGCATTTGCCAAATGCAACTTGAATCATATAATACATGCCAGTTGAAATTGTTCACCAAACGATACCTTAGTTGTCATGGTTGCAGCCTTCTCCattacaaattaataaaaattttcaatttggaATTTAGTTGTATATACATCCAATTTGTGCACACTATTGAATTGGGACATGATGAGGATTAGATGGATTTAGTGGCAATCTGTATTTCTTAACATATTCACAAGGGAAGAGACATCTATCACTCCCTGGAAGCTAATTGTTTTATTATATCTTCAAGAGATTGTTCTTGCTGTATACTGTGAGCCCACCTTACTTTGATTCGGACTTGCTCTATGCTTTGCTTCAAAGTCATAGCAATCGATGGATGCACGCGATCCATGAAAAATGCTTCAACCTCATCAGCCTTTTCATTGCTTGCAAACTGCAAGATCAAATGGATCAACTTCATTTCATGGTTAGTGTTGAAAGAACATtatagagcaatttcaaaagctTCCAGCGCCGCAAATAAGGATAGATTTAACAgcataaataagtaaataacagATAAATTCTCGCGTAAGGGGCTCCTGTACGAGAGAGACCTTAAAACATCGGTGTATGAGAGAGATCAATATAAATGCAGCATATATATGCAGTATACTGCTGCAGTATTGTAATGTAATGAAATCAAACTGCTTACCGGCGTGACTATATCTCTGACGAAATGAGTAAGTAGCATCCCATCACCATGCCTCTTCAATATTAGGTCCCAATTCTCCTGCATGTCATACCCAAGATGCATGTCCGATGTTAATGACTCTTTCTGTCACATTTATCTTGTCAGTCACACTAAAAAATCATAGATAATTTTGATTCTGTCACACCCAGAAACTCCGCCTACCTTCAACCATTCCCAAGCTATTTCACAGCATTCTGTACTTATTCCAGCTAATCCGTAAATGATATCTTGATCTCGAACCTGAAAGGGGGTTGAGATAAACTTGGTAGCTGTCAGATTTTGCTTTAAAATAAGTATGTTGACAATCTTAAGAGTTGAGAGTTCAGTTAGCAAATTAGACCTCATCAGACACCAAAAAGTTCAGAACCTCTACACCTATATTTGGGTCTGGACATGATGCCAAATATCCTGTGGAAAGTCCGATTACGTAAAACATTAGATTCAAATTAGAAACTTTCATCCATTAACAATCTAGGATGGAGAAGCAGCGACGTACTCAGAACCCGTTCCTTCTCTTGCACGGTATCAACTTCCCTATAAATCTTCAAAAGCGAATCAAGTCCACTTCTATTTGAGGTGCTACAATTCCTCATTATGGCAATGTATGCTGCCTGCAAGGGAGATTGAAAAAAGGCTCCGTAAACAGAAGAATATAAAGTGGGCATTAAGGTGTCATCGTGTTACCCTTCTCATGTCGGCTGAAAGACACTCGGTGTTGCCATCGTTTATTAGCATCTGAAAACGCTGCATTGCTTCTTCGTGAGTTTTCTTATGGTCCAAATCAGCCAAGGCCATAAAAACTTCTCCCCTCGACAACGCGCTTAGATGACTCTCTCCAGAAACTGGTTCCCAGCCTAGTTCTCTGCAACAGATAACATGAAATCTAAAGAGTGAAACAATCCGTAAAAATGAAAGGTGTTCATATTAACAAACCGGTATACACTAATTTTTCATACTCAGCAGCATATAGAAGAATCCCAATGACaaattctttcatttcttttactGAACCAGGAATGGCATCTCTTGCGATCTTCACAACATTATAACAGGCCTGGTGTACAAATTAGCAAAAAGGTAAGCTTACCAAGGATGTcaaaataaatagaaatattCAAGAAAGTGAAATTATCCTTACATCGATGAGTTTTGACAATACAATGTAATCAAGCTCTTTTCTGTACACATCCATCAAGCTAAGCAAAGAAGAGAATGGTAGCTCACAAGCCACACAAAGGGCATATGTATCATCCAAAATGCCTGAGAATAGACAACCAAgactatttgattttatttcatTGACAATTTATAGTTTATACTGCAAATAAAGTAATCAAAAGTTGTCCGATTAGCATGCCCTAAATACTGTATAGGTCAAGTTCCCCGGCCTGCAAATGATTTTCTCAAGGAATAGAACATGGATAATACAAAGTAATGTGACACGTGACGCATACCAAATTTATCTGTAGCTGACAAGCAGTTGTTCTCTACTGCCTTCCTCAATTGAGCTGCCAGTTTATCTTCGTATTTTACTCTATAAAAACCACTCTGCTCAACATTAACTTTGATCCAAAAATGTTCATCATTTGTTCCTTTGAACGACTCTGAATTGTCATCAGGAGAAGGTAAAAGCTCTGATATATCCACCCTTTCAACTGTTGAATCCATAAGGAAATTCTTGCGCCTATCGTATGAGCCAAGGCATAGGGTTATTGGTACAATCCATTGCCCATCACCACGGGAACCAGACAAGAGAAACTGTGACTGCAAATCCAAATCAATATTATGTTTATTGCTACTACAAAGAAAATTTCAGTGATGAGCCAAGGAAATTTCAACAGATGCATGTTTTCCATCACACCACTGGTAGTACCTGTTCAAATTCCAAAATAAGATCTTGAGATTTTACAAAGATAACTGGATAGCCTTTTTGCTTTGTCCAACTATCCATTAGTGAGTTTACTTGAGCTCCCGATTCCTTAGAAAGAGCGCTCCAAAAATCTTCTGTTTTGACGTTACTCCAAGCATATCTTTTCATGTATGCCCTCAAGGAATTCTGAAAGACATGAATGAAACACAtggctaaaaaaaaaaactagaccaTTTCAACGGTGGCATTTAAAGGCTAAGGAAAATTCATCAAAATATATGTTTCTGATGAAGAAAGATTCGGACCTGGATCATGTCATCCCCAAGATATCCCTGCAACATTCTAATGATAGCAGATCCCTTATAATAACCAATGGCATCAAAAACTTCAAGAACTGAACGAGCGTGGTGTATATCCACCTGAAAAATGAATATCAGCCCACAGAGGATATTGTTTAACTGTGTAATGCAATTATGCTTGAACTACCAAACGGCCTTTGGTTTCTCTTTTCCTGATGAATAAGTCGAGAAACAAGAATACATACATGCTACATAAACACACAGGAATGGATGGACACAAACACACAATAGACCTGTCCATATATTAACGGTGTTATTTTGAATGAAGTTCAGTATATTGTTTTGTAAAGCATGTGAGTCATACAATCCTTGGAAGCTGTATAGCAGCACGACCGCATGCTGCATATCTCCTAACTAATGGCATTAACCCAAATTAGCGAGCTAAACTGTTTAGGATGATAAAGTTTGTAATCGTAAAATCAAGTACAAGGATTGGTTTCTGTTACCTCAATTGGATGTGATTGTTCCAGTGCATCCATCTCTAGGCCACTAGTACTTAGTTGAAGAAACTGAGTCCACAGTTTCCACTCAGGAAATATTCTGTCAGCGGCCATATAACTAACCtggaattaaatcaagttttagAGATAGTCTCCAATGCAATTACAATTAGCAGAAGGAAACAGTTGAAAGTTACCCATGTTGCAAAACCCTCATTTAGCCATAAATGAGTCCACCATTCCATTGTTACCAGATTGCCAAACCATTGATGGGCCACTTCATGCGCCACAACAATTGTCAGCTGCGAAAGAAATACGCTTATTCAGCATCGAGAATGCAGACCAACAAAGGTCTTTAAACAATAGTAATATAGAAAACTCTTTTATATAATGATAGAGAAACTATTTTACACAATACAAATGTTACATGGTATTGGAATGGAAAAATGAATGGCCAATAGATCCCGCTAAACTCTTACGTGCTGTTTTTTAGCAGTTGTTGAAAGTTTAGCATCGTGAAGCAACTCATTCTCTCTATATGTAATCAAACCATAATTCTCCATAGCTCCACCAGAAAACTCAGGGACAGCAACCATATCAAGTTTAGCAAGTGGGTATGGCATTGAAAAGTATCTGAAAAAATCCACAAGAGGGTTAAGATTGGTATCGGTAATAGCATTACCACAAAATTAAGTTAATAAATGTTCTTCTACCTCTTGATTAGAAACAAACTTTGATATACTTACTCAGTAAATAGTTCAAGCATCTTAACAGCAACATCTAAAGAAAACTTCCCTTTATCACTCGTGCCCACTGGACAGTATACGCGAACCTTAACACCTGCAGAAAAATGTCAAGACTCTATTTGAGAAAGAGGATCGACtaggaagaaaaaataaaacaaaaatccaGCTTATACACGTACCATCAGCCGTTGTAGCTTCAATGTGATCAAACACACCGATAACAAGAGCAACCAAATAAGTTGACATGACAGGGGATTCCTCAAAATGGACAGTCTTAATGTTCCCATCAAACTTTTCATCAATAACGGGCATGTTAGACAACACTTTCAATTCTAGAGGGACATCCACTGTTATTTTGAAGGTAGCCTGTTAAGAATGAAAACAAAGTAGTTTTCTCTATTATTATATATACCATGCTATGATCAAAATGATGGAAACTTTGCTGATACATGCAATAGTATAATCCATCTTTCCATGTCTATGTTTATATGTGGTCTCTCTATATCTATCTATTGGTTTCACTTTCCTGGTGagtaaaatgaaaatcaaggCCAGTAAAATTTTACTGAAAATGCTGCTGACCTTAAGAGCAGGTTCATCCCAGCATGGAAAGCACCGCCTTGCGTCCACGGCTTCAAATTGTGTAACTGCCATATTCTTCTTCTCTCCCATATCCACATATGTACTACAAAAATCAAGGATCAAACAATAGTTGCATCCTGAATTTAAAAAGGTATAGAGCACCAAATTGATTCCCAATCAAGGAACAATACGACTGCTTTCTAGGAAAAAATTTTGTTGTGAAATCCAGCGGATGAAGGAAAATAGATAGTACCATCTATAAAACCCCCTCAAATGATCATTAAGAGCCCCAGAAAACTCAATCCCCAGCAATCCATCACCAACACCAAGCTTTTCATGGAAGACCAAAAAAAGTATCTCACTATCATCATCTAAACTGACATCACAAGGATGGTACTGCTGCAAAATTAAGAACAAAGAGATTTAAAGAAAACCCAATAACAATAAATCGTTGGTCATGCTTAACCAGGTAAGGACTAATTACTTTACTCTCAGCGTTCTTGAACCAGACTTCACTGACAGTAAGTTCCACAGCATTCAAGAGGATGACGTTGGTAGGTTCGGTGATGCTAAGGTTAATGCAAACTGTACCAGAGAAATTGCACAGAGAGAGATCAGGTTTGAGGTAAATATCATAGAATTTTGGGATTGCAAACTTTGGTAGCCTTGTTTGGCCTTTGAGTTGCTCCCTGCTCGGTTTCTGCTCCATTTTTCCTCTGATGAAAGCTAGCTTTGTGTAGCACAGAACACCaaaaggttttctttttttagcaaGCTTTTGGGGTGGGGAAATTGAACCATGAGTAAGAGATATTATACAAGTCGTTTGGTGTTATGTTTGGCaagtaaatttatattttgcaGTAATTCGAAGTGTTATATTCAATAATTAGTTTATTTACTGAAAATAATATCATATGCCCATTGTTGACAGATACTTGCTGTTGTCTTTACAGGTCCAAAAAGTCTTCTAATATTGTGGAGAACTTGAAAATAATATCATGCCTATTGTTGACAGGGAGAGTTACTTTGCTATTGTTCTCTATCGTGTCTTTATAGGAACAAAAAGTCTTTTGCATTGTGGAAAATTGCGTGAAAGAAGGCACTTTCTTTGATGAAGCTAGTATAGATTTTGTCCTCATTATCTTGGCTTACTGTTTAACTGTTAATTGTCTTGATGCTGAAGTACTGCTAATTGCTGGGAAAACGGACACGAACACAATCAATGCAAGTGTCCCACTTACCGGACACGAACACATATCGGACACTTATCATCATgccatgtaattttttttaaatatagaaAACCGACATTTGAAAACAAAAGTTGTCAACTTTAAATTTGACAATTCCTAACCTAAAATCCAGTGATTCAGACCTGAAGGTCGTCGTTCAAATAAAATTGTAACTTATAGGTCTAGTTTGGTAAAACTTTTTGAAAGTAATAGATATACTAGTAGAAATGATGGTAGTAGAAATGTTGGATAATTAtaatagcagatatgctgcatgaatactaggtaggtgtttggttgaacttttattgGTAACAATTATGCTGTGTAGCATATTGCGACAAATTACGCGCAGAGATATTAAGCATTTTAGTTATAGGctaaacatataaatatatttaaacataaaagttaaatatgccaaaataaagaaaattaatgaaaatacaataaatattaattaatttatctaatataattaaataataatttcaatggatacaattaattaattaattaattaatgaaaataagTAGATTTAATGGggacaaaataaataattatcatGCAAATGCTAGGGAAATGCTTCAAATTAGTAGCATtgcaaaagtagtataaaatgcTGATGAAAATGTCTCAGCATATGTGCACAAAAAATGGTGTTTGGATGACAACTAACATTTATattagcaagtagtataaatgttagTAAAAAAATCTTCCAAACGGGACCATAGTATTTTGATTTGTAGTTGGATATTTATTAAACTTACtagtattttaatttgtatgaattaaatttaaatatatttattaaatatttatttgtcatatCCTTGACGTGTCGTATCtttagaattttgagaattgacgTGTTGGCGTATCTGTGTAGTGTTGTGTTCGTGCTTCACATGCTaattgtctttcattggtttgGTTAAGCAAATGTCAAAATTTATGCTCACGTTAAGTTGTTGGACGATATTCCAAACACAACCTTCAAGTTCcaatttgatttaaaacaagGAAAcaagttcttttttctttgtatttctaTAACCCATTTTGTGTTATGTTTTAAGAGTTTAGAAAGACAGATTTGATATAACTTAAATGAAAGATATCATTCACTCCAATAGATGTTCCATCCTTCATACCAGATGATCGTTAGCTTCAGTTTCACTAAAATTACTTAGATGAGACTGACTGGGGAGTGGAGACTAAGAAACTGTTATTGAGAGCATTCATAATGATATATCTAATGAGGTTGAGTATGTAAAATAGAGATTTAATTGTATATATTTGAAGATATTTGCTCATGCATCAGTATTCAAAGTGAGTATGGATTATCCAAATTGTGTTATATCATGTGCTAGATATAGCACACAAGAAGTCGATGTGTATCATCTGAAAAAATTAAAGTATTCACTCCTCTCCATTGCGACTTCTCTCCGTCTCAACGTCTAGATAGACTTCCCTCTCTCGATTGAAATCGAACTCGAACTCGAGCCAGTTCTATCCGGTCATTGCGAAGCGCACTAGCTCGAGGAACCTGCGAATGTGTGTGTAATTTTTGGTTGATTTGGTTTCCGTCTACTTTGGTTGATTTGCCATTAATGTTCATTGTGCTGTGAAACTGGATAATTTAGCCATTGTTGAATGTCATTTCCTTCTTCTCATCTTCTTAATGTTTGTCATCTCCACTGTCAACCATTAACGTttattcaattttgttttcattattcTGATTCTGTATATTTGAATGTAAGCATACTGAAAACTTGATGTTGTGTATGTACATCCTTTGATTATGTATATGTGAATTAAAGCCCATTTGAAGAAATGTAGGAAATCTAAAAACTTGATGTTGTGTATGTACATCCCTTCAAAATGATTGTGCTTAACACAAGAGGAGGTGAATTATGTCTCCAAAATTCAATTGGAAtccttttttacaatttcaaacaaatcaatgtcaattaacgaATGGCGCACAactttggactctaatgattatgctaatcaatattcaatctaATGGAAGatatgatacaatatggtgaatgatcaaatatcaaataagcAAGAACTACAAAAAtagatttttcaaacaacactcCGTATGTAGATTTTACAACACATATTCCACCTAttaaatgatgtcgaaatgcaacgaagtttcatatgcaatgtcacaacaccttgatAAACACTGtatcaaaaaattgattaaaattcaaagtcgagccatgtgaacagtgcacgaaCATATTAGTGGtccagaaaattctgcaatcaaaacacttgacATAATGGTTTAGAGAAACCTCCACCAATGcaattaacaacctcaagcaaatgatcaacacacaagggcaaaaaatcagttttaattAAGGCTATCAAAAATAGCCGAAAAAACCGAATCAGTTGACCGAATGACTGGTACAAATGTATTTGTTAAATCTCAAAACTAAAAAATCTTAGtttaagcaaaaacaaaaatgaaaaccagAGAGAACTTTACTCTTGTCACTACAGGCTACAACGAAGCCCTCGCCCCTCATTGTGCTGTCTTTTCCCAATATCCATTAATCCCTCCCCTCTTTCTCCCCTTATTACGCTGTCTTCTCCCCTGGTAATCCTTCCTCCTCTATAATGTACCTTGATATACGCCATTTGATTTGATGTTTactgatgaattttttttgcaaaCGTTGATGTTGACAGTCAATGCAAGTGTCCCACTTGCTGGACATGAACAATCGAACACTTGTCACCCtgtcatgtaattttttttctaaatatagAAAACCGacacttcaaaacaaaaattgtcTACTTTAAATTTGACAATTCCTAGCCCAAAATCCAACAATCCAAACCATAAGGTCGTCgttcaaataaaattataatttacaGTATTTTGATTTGTAGTTGGATATTTATTACACTTACTAGtattttgatttatattttgatatttatatgaattaaatttaaatatgtttattaaatatttatttgtcatGTCCTTGACGTGTCGTGTCTTTAGAATTTTGAGAACTGACGTGTTGGCGTATCCATGCAGTGTCGTGTCCATGCTTCACAGGctaattttctttcattggCCTGATTAAGCAGAGGTCAAAATTTATGCTCACGTTAAGCTGTTGGACAATCTTCCAAACACAACCTTCAAGTTCcaatttgatttaaaacaagGAAATAAGatcttttttctttgtatttctaTAACGCATTTTGTGTTATGTTTAAGAGTTTAGAAAGATAGATTTGATATAACTTAAATGAAAGATCTCACTCACTCCAATAGATGTTCCATCCTTCATACCAGATGATCGTTAGCTTCAATTTCACTGGAAAAGCCTTTGATGAGACTGACTGGGGAGTGGAGACTAAGAAACTGTTAGTGAGAGCTTTCATAGTGATATATCTAATAAGGTTGAGCATGTAAAACAGAGATTTAATGGTATAGATTTGAAGATATTTGCTCATGCATCAGTATTCGAAGTGAGTATGGATTATCCAGATTGTGTTATATAGCACACAAGAAGTCGATGTGTATTCTCTAAACAAATTAAAGTATTAACTCCTCTCCATTACGACTTCTCTCCATCTCAACTTCTCGATAGACTTCCCACTTTCGATCGAACTCAAACTCGAACTCGAGCCAGTTCGATCTGGTCATTGAAAGCACACTAGCTCGAGGAACCTGCGAATATGTGTACAATTTTTGGTTGATTTGGTTTCCCTCTACTTTGGTTGATTTGTCATTAATGTTCATTGTGCTGTGAAAATGGATAATTTAGCCATTGTTGAATCTCATTTCCTTCTTCTCATCTTTTTAATGTTTGTCATCTCCATTG is part of the Tripterygium wilfordii isolate XIE 37 chromosome 7, ASM1340144v1, whole genome shotgun sequence genome and encodes:
- the LOC120002831 gene encoding aminopeptidase M1-like isoform X2, translated to MEQKPSREQLKGQTRLPKFAIPKFYDIYLKPDLSLCNFSGTVCINLSITEPTNVILLNAVELTVSEVWFKNAESKYHPCDVSLDDDSEILFLVFHEKLGVGDGLLGIEFSGALNDHLRGFYRCTYVDMGEKKNMAVTQFEAVDARRCFPCWDEPALKATFKITVDVPLELKVLSNMPVIDEKFDGNIKTVHFEESPVMSTYLVALVIGVFDHIEATTADGVKVRVYCPVGTSDKGKFSLDVAVKMLELFTEYFSMPYPLAKLDMVAVPEFSGGAMENYGLITYRENELLHDAKLSTTAKKQHLTIVVAHEVAHQWFGNLVTMEWWTHLWLNEGFATWVSYMAADRIFPEWKLWTQFLQLSTSGLEMDALEQSHPIEVDIHHARSVLEVFDAIGYYKGSAIIRMLQGYLGDDMIQNSLRAYMKRYAWSNVKTEDFWSALSKESGAQVNSLMDSWTKQKGYPVIFVKSQDLILEFEQSQFLLSGSRGDGQWIVPITLCLGSYDRRKNFLMDSTVERVDISELLPSPDDNSESFKGTNDEHFWIKVNVEQSGFYRVKYEDKLAAQLRKAVENNCLSATDKFGILDDTYALCVACELPFSSLLSLMDVYRKELDYIVLSKLIDACYNVVKIARDAIPGSVKEMKEFVIGILLYAAEELGWEPVSGESHLSALSRGEVFMALADLDHKKTHEEAMQRFQMLINDGNTECLSADMRRAAYIAIMRNCSTSNRSGLDSLLKIYREVDTVQEKERVLRYLASCPDPNIGVEVLNFLVSDEVRDQDIIYGLAGISTECCEIAWEWLKENWDLILKRHGDGMLLTHFVRDIVTPFASNEKADEVEAFFMDRVHPSIAMTLKQSIEQVRIKVRWAHSIQQEQSLEDIIKQLASRE
- the LOC120002831 gene encoding aminopeptidase M1-like isoform X3 is translated as MEQKPSREQLKGQTRLPKFAIPKFYDIYLKPDLSLCNFSGTVCINLSITEPTNVILLNAVELTVSEVWFKNAESKQYHPCDVSLDDDSEILFLVFHEKLGVGDGLLGIEFSGALNDHLRGFYRCTYVDMGEKKNMAVTQFEAVDARRCFPCWDEPALKATFKITVDVPLELKVLSNMPVIDEKFDGNIKTVHFEESPVMSTYLVALVIGVFDHIEATTADGVKVRVYCPVGTSDKGKFSLDVAVKMLELFTEYFSMPYPLAKLDMVAVPEFSGGAMENYGLITYRENELLHDAKLSTTAKKQHLTIVVAHEVAHQWFGNLVTMEWWTHLWLNEGFATWVSYMAADRIFPEWKLWTQFLQLSTSGLEMDALEQSHPIEVDIHHARSVLEVFDAIGYYKGSAIIRMLQGYLGDDMIQNSLRAYMKRYAWSNVKTEDFWSALSKESGAQVNSLMDSWTKQKGYPVIFVKSQDLILEFEQSQFLLSGSRGDGQWIVPITLCLGSYDRRKNFLMDSTVERVDISELLPSPDDNSESFKGTNDEHFWIKVNVEQSGFYRVKYEDKLAAQLRKAVENNCLSATDKFGILDDTYALCVACELPFSSLLSLMDVYRKELDYIVLSKLIDACYNVVKIARDAIPGSVKEMKEFVIGILLYAAEELGWEPVSGESHLSALSRGEVFMALADLDHKKTHEEAMQRFQMLINDGNTECLSADMRRAAYIAIMRNCSTSNRSGLDSLLKIYREVDTVQEKERVLRYLASCPDPNIATKFISTPFQVRDQDIIYGLAGISTECCEIAWEWLKENWDLILKRHGDGMLLTHFVRDIVTPFASNEKADEVEAFFMDRVHPSIAMTLKQSIEQVRIKVRWAHSIQQEQSLEDIIKQLASRE
- the LOC120002831 gene encoding aminopeptidase M1-like isoform X1 — its product is MEQKPSREQLKGQTRLPKFAIPKFYDIYLKPDLSLCNFSGTVCINLSITEPTNVILLNAVELTVSEVWFKNAESKQYHPCDVSLDDDSEILFLVFHEKLGVGDGLLGIEFSGALNDHLRGFYRCTYVDMGEKKNMAVTQFEAVDARRCFPCWDEPALKATFKITVDVPLELKVLSNMPVIDEKFDGNIKTVHFEESPVMSTYLVALVIGVFDHIEATTADGVKVRVYCPVGTSDKGKFSLDVAVKMLELFTEYFSMPYPLAKLDMVAVPEFSGGAMENYGLITYRENELLHDAKLSTTAKKQHLTIVVAHEVAHQWFGNLVTMEWWTHLWLNEGFATWVSYMAADRIFPEWKLWTQFLQLSTSGLEMDALEQSHPIEVDIHHARSVLEVFDAIGYYKGSAIIRMLQGYLGDDMIQNSLRAYMKRYAWSNVKTEDFWSALSKESGAQVNSLMDSWTKQKGYPVIFVKSQDLILEFEQSQFLLSGSRGDGQWIVPITLCLGSYDRRKNFLMDSTVERVDISELLPSPDDNSESFKGTNDEHFWIKVNVEQSGFYRVKYEDKLAAQLRKAVENNCLSATDKFGILDDTYALCVACELPFSSLLSLMDVYRKELDYIVLSKLIDACYNVVKIARDAIPGSVKEMKEFVIGILLYAAEELGWEPVSGESHLSALSRGEVFMALADLDHKKTHEEAMQRFQMLINDGNTECLSADMRRAAYIAIMRNCSTSNRSGLDSLLKIYREVDTVQEKERVLRYLASCPDPNIGVEVLNFLVSDEVRDQDIIYGLAGISTECCEIAWEWLKENWDLILKRHGDGMLLTHFVRDIVTPFASNEKADEVEAFFMDRVHPSIAMTLKQSIEQVRIKVRWAHSIQQEQSLEDIIKQLASRE